DNA sequence from the Gouania willdenowi chromosome 21, fGouWil2.1, whole genome shotgun sequence genome:
GActtgacaaacacacaaaaaggcaacaaaaatttgTCATATTGACAAGGAAATAGActaaatgaattcaaaaacacaccaaatgtctaatttaaattaaaaaaataccaagAATCCCACACACAGAAGGACCACACAGACCAAACTCAATATTAATTCACATTGGgaagatatactgtatttcaGTTGATATGCAgttaaaatacagttaaatgCTTTTGATGGCACTGCCTTCTCTGCACCGTGAAgtcatatttattaattaatattacagGCAGAGTGGAGAGAGGAGGTCAAGAAGCACTTTGAGAAGATCAAAAGTGAAGGCACCTGCATTCACCGGCTGGATGAAGAGCTGATCCGTCGCAGGCGGGATGAACTCAGGTGTGTTAATAGAAAGAAGCTCAGGGTACGGGGTGACCCTGAGCCACAGAGACATCGAGCAGATTTGTATTGATTGCTGGAAGGTTGAAACACAACAGATGTATTTACCTTCTGAACCATGTCAGGCATGCGTTGGACATCAGGGAGCACTACGAGAGGAAGCTGGAGAGAGCCAACAACCTGTACATGGAGCTGAGTGCCATCATGCTGCAGCTGGAGGTCCGGGAGAAGGACCTCATGAAGTATGTGAACGTAGTTTCCTCCTCAGCGGGATTTACAACTGCAGATTAAAAATAACCATTTGTCCCATCTCTGTAGGAGAGAACAAGCAGTGGAGAAGAAGTATCCTGGGACCTACAAGCGCCACCTTGTCCGTCCCATCGTCAGGTCCAACGCTGTAGAGAAGCTCATTAAGAAGAAAGGAAGCATTTCCCATAAACCAGGGACGCTTCCTCCTAAAAGGTCAAAGCTCTGCGCTAGCTAATAAGCTACTgcgtttacacacacactgtttgttttctgtttttacaaaGTCATTCAAATCTGATGAAGAAAACTCAGAATAAGTCACATTTCAGGCCACATGTTGCTGCTTCCACTAATGATGCTCTAATCTTCTGAATGGAGCCAAAAGGTTCAATGAGTTTCTGTTAAATTAGTTAATATAACTCATGCACTTTTCATTAGAATAGATGATGAAACTaaacaattcattttattttttttagttgatggATAAGAAGGTAAAGATAATAACTGATTATTCTCGACTGATATGAATAGTTTTACCCTCGACTTTCAAATGCAGTTTTCTCTTCCAGCTCCTCCTGATCTGTGTTTGTTATTCAGTGATTTTGCTTCTAATATGTAAAGTTTTAAATTCCTCCTTTGCATAGTAACACTGCTCAGTAGAATAATTCAATATATTTCTCTTTTCAAAGACTTGTTAATGGAGCCTGTTTccaccacaaaaaataaaaattatgagttagaaagtcataattttgagatagaaagtcataattatgaggttCAAACTGAGCATTTGCTGCACTGTACAGACACTGACTGTTACCATTCTTAATTGCACTTTCAGAATTagaaaggattttattcgcCAGGTACAGATtagaacagtacaaggaatttattTTGGTAGTTGCAGCAAAAAGAACACGcatgaacacacattaataattcattcaaaacacatttaatcaGTTCTTGGTATTCAACACATGGTATATAGTGTAGGAAATAGAAGTACTTAAAAACATCTTTATTGCAAAAATGATTCCATCGTGGCAaatttattttagaaataattttctcataattatcattttttatctcaattatgactttctatttcACAATTAcgactcataattatgactttctatagtgatttttaattttttttgtgtaggaaATGGCCTTTCATACTTGTAGGAGgaatgaatgattttttttatatagtacAACGCTAGTCATCTCTAAGCACTAtcaaaattataaaattaagaACAAgtccaacaaatccacatgaacatgtaTCAAACTCCTTTTAACAGTAATACATCTCCACCAGAACTGGGCTCataggtggcagccatctgctttgactggttggggttagtggacagaaagaggagaacagaacaggatagagagatagaacatcagactGTCCATGACTaattgagccgtgaaccacagatcaggaactgccagctccagcatcaagacacctgaaacagagaagagagagaagggcgaggagaaggcacagactgcagaaaaacatgatacattattatcaggtCTGCCTgtatggaaacacctggtgctagacTATGTGTGAGTGCAAGGAGTATGGTGGTGtatggtgtgtaagcagtgtggtGGGTatgaactgttaaatgttttgttttttccaggcCTGACTTGCTTCGTTCTGAGGGCATCCCCAGCATGGACCCCCATCCCTCTCCTTCCCCCCTCTCTGCCAGCCCAAAGCTCTCCACGCCCCCTGGCAAAACCCGCTACCGCAGCAAGCCCCGCCACCGCCGCGCCAACAGCAAAGGAAGCCATAACGAATTCCACGCTGTGTTGAAACCAACGGTCGGTGCACCAGAGGACACCCAGTCTCTCCAGGAGCAGCAATTCcaacaccaccatcatcatcaccaccaccaccgccTTCCCCCTGCCGACGGTCCACTTCTTCCCTTGAAGGGTCGCGAGGAAGCTGTAGTCAACTGTGCCAACAACCTGCGTTACTTCGGTCCAGCTGCAGCGCTGCGTAGCCCCCAAACGGATCACATGCAGCGCCGCGTCTCTGGATCCAGCCCAGACTTAATTTCCACTGCTGTGGATGCCGACACACGCCAGCAGACCTCCTCCCTCAGCCCCAGTGCCGGTGCTGGTTCTCTATGTCCCTGCTGCCAGGCTCACCCTTTCCCTGGATGCCTACACTGTCAGGAAACGCTTCCTGCACTCAATTGTCCCGAATTGCCCAACTATTCACTGCTCAGCACCCAGGAAGGCACCCCGTCCTCTCCCGGGTTACCCAAAGACGTGGCTGCAGATGAAAAGCTGTCGGAGAAGGCTGAGGCAAAGCAGCTGGATACATCACGTCACACACATACCCTGCCCTCTGCTCTGCCCAGGACGCTCAGGCCTCTCAGGAAGGTGAGCAACACCTGggttagcgtgtgtgtgtgaatatgtgTGTGGGAACTGTAATGTCATCCCTCAGCACTAACACGTGCCTCTCTTGCAGGGTGATGAGTCAtctgaagaggaggagggagaggTGGACAGTGAAGTAGAGTTTCCAAGGAGACCGAggtaaaatactgtatattcacaCATTTGACTCTTGTTTTACATCCAGGGTTCTCGCCACTGCTGTTGAGCATCGGGGCCCCCTACGGTGTAATTTTGATCCCCTATGGCACGTGTAAAAAATCaagacatttaagtatctgtcacttattgctcagAGATtattgatgccttccatactttgtctaatttataactgaaaGTACAAACTTGagtacattaatgttgaaattgtacGTTTTCCCATCTAAAAACTTCTGCACACTtatgatcaaactggtccgtatttggcccttgaactaaaatgactttgacacccctgccctaTGGAGTGGTGTCGCCCCCTACGGTTTGTCTCCACCCCCGACATGGGGAGGGTACGTGTCCAtaacagtcccaatattacCGCGGGTTTCACATAATAccttatttaaatttgaaaaaaacgcTCAGAATCAGTCtcagaataaaatgttatttcttgtctatataGTGTCTCTGAGTATTTCTTAGTGGAGGACCTAAACCACACACGAGTATCTAACTccattcatcatgacccttcaccaTTTCAACAAgtaacttttggctttaaagtgaggtcgatttttttgttttaaaaaaaagaaaagaaaaaagaacactGTAGCTTAACTTGACAAAATTTGGCCATCAGAgggttatacagtatatttaaaaatgttcggGGGACTGACCCCCCTACAAAGCTCACGCACCTTGTGATTCCCCCTGATGAAAAAtccctggtgagaaccctgacaTTGTTCCAATTCTTCATGCAAAAGGAAAAGATGATTGAATTGACTAATTTAATACAAGATCAACTCTTTAATTGTTTCCTCCCTCACAGACCACATCGCTGTATGAGCAGCTTTCAGTCGTACTCCACCTTCAGCTCAGAGAACCTGTCGGTGTCCGACGGAGAGGAGGGAAACACCAGCGACCACTCGCACAGCGGCCCGTTGGAGCGACTCAGCGCCAGTCAGGAGGAACACCTGGACGAGCTGCTGTCACACACACCAGACATCCCCATTGACATCAGCACCCAGTCTGACGGCCTCTCAGACAAAGAGTGCGCCGTCCGCAGGGTGAAGACGCAGATCTCCCTGGGGAAGCTGTGCTCTGATGAACACAGCTATGAGGTCAGTGCTGTGGAGGCTTTTACAGTTTGGAAAGGCTTTTGTTTCTAATATTTCATTTTGTCAGCATGAGGTCCAGGCAGGACAGGATGTCAAATTCCAGTCAGGAAGGGCAGGAATGTAAGGAAATTTTgcgaaataaaaaaatggtgataaaaaattcaaaggttcacaaaataaaaccaagtaaaaaagttttaaaggagtGCAGCATCACAATGACATTGACCTGCCTGCTTCCTGTAGCAGCTCAGATGCTGCTATGTTTACAAGATAGCAGACAACAGGGACGCTCCGTAGACTCTTAAGCTGGTTGTGTGTAGTGAAGAAAGTGGGGTCAGCGCACGCTTGTCTGGAAACGAGCCTAAATATACTCCCCGCCCCCTAACAAAATATGCATCCCCTGGCCGCGGAAGCACGCGTGCATTCAGCCAAGGCGGAGTCACGTTcttagagacttttaatgccgTAATCtatgttgttggacttttaaatgcttttaatcattAAATATCCTTTTTACACTATCCTACCTGTTaattagtgatttacaactgccagAAAGTCTATCCTCCCATGTTCaagtgtatctcccatattaaaatCCATATATTGAGTattgtatgatatatcatgtagaacatcataaataataacactgcttcatttaatttcttcttttttctctccttctttaagttacagtgggtgttgaacatttcaagctACATTTTGGCAGGTCCAAAATGTAGCTTTCATAACTTTTATATGtaacagaaatgagaaatagttattttttaaaaatcgtaTACATTGGTGCAtttcttttcattctttatttgtgaagcaaaacactGTGTTCAACTTTTGCAGTCAAATTCTCTTTCATCAACAAAGATTTGTTactcgtatcgtatcgtgagcccTATATTATATCGGGGATTAACCATTTCATTACACCCCTAGTAGCTTTACTATAGTTTTTTATGaattataatacatttaacAGCCAACTTGGGTTTGTAATGAGCCACAATTATTGCTTCAGGGTTTTTCAGCAGTAAAGCAGGGCTGTAGTCCTCCAGGACCTAAGATGGACATCTTTGTGCTTTAGCTTTATTGGTGAAGTTAGTCTATAATGACTTCCCACAACtttggattatttatttttttaaaaggcttGAGTTGAATATTTTcccaatgtttttgttttttgttttctcacagaaTCCACTTCAGTTCGGGGACTCGGACTGTGATTCCTCAGAGGCCGAGTGCTCCGATACAACCATTAGGAACAACAAAGCTGGTGCTCCTTCCTCTTGGTGAACTTCTgcctcatcttttttttttttttttttctcgcctGGAAGTCATTGTGTCGCAGAAAACGCAGCAATAAAAGAATGACAGCGTAAACGCTCTCTATAGCAACATCCAATATAATCCTTACTCTTAAAAGTAAAATCCCAGCCCTTTACTATTTACTACCAGTGACATCCAGGCGACTCATGGCAGGGATTCTCCTTTTTGAACGATGAAATATTCTGATAGTttaacatgcatttttttttttttttgtttgatggaaAATTCAGGACTTCTGTGAGTTTTTTGGCCTGAGCAGGTTCAACTTTTTAATTTAAGCTTTGACCTACTTTGGGAAGGAGGAAGATGCAGATCATGAATGATGAGGCTAACAGCTACAGCTAGCAGTGGGGAGCTGCACATCTGCAACAGCTGGCCTTTGAGGTGAACGATCCTAGTGCAAGCTGGCTGCACTCctccaaccagggttggggtcaattaaatgTTTCCGTATTGTATTCCATTgtattacgattacagtgaccaacgttttttcccaattacaattaaattacaaatatttttctatcctcataaagtcaattacgttcccaattactaaagttcgattcaatatttttagttttttgtcagtatacccctcaattatTAAAATGGGTTTAATATcaaactttcccacattttaccatttaaaaaaaaaaaaaaaaaaaaaaaaaaaaaaattgtataaattgaggcgctcagatgtccacaccaaaaataataaaacttatattttaattgattaggaagcctaacaaggtaaacaatagataggaaataaattagttgatagatatttgtttttagtgtattttacatctgatttaggacccgttatcataagagatgctatcAGAAGGTTGAATTTTGAgcttttttatttcaggcttagtaattgtgattaattgtgattGAATTTTAGTAATCATGaacgtaattgactttctgaggacaacatttttttgtgatttaattatttatattaatattagaaaaaatgttggtcactgtacatctgataattgaagatgtaaatgTATccgaaaaatgtaattgaccccaaccctgccttcAACCAATCATAAAGCTTCTTCTCAGTTTGACCAACCCAACCTGCTTCATCATGACTTTACATTGAGCaaccccctccctcccccctcCATCCTGTCCTGCTGAAACATGGTGGGAACAGGAAACTCATTCAAACAGCGTGAACACCAGCATGAACAACCagactttttttcccctcatcaGGATCTCCACCTGGCTGTCAGAGCATGGGCTTACAGCTCCCATCAAGCCTCATGAACAAACTGCACAGAAGAGAGGAAAAAACACACTTTCTCTCACTGACTTCTGCTTATTAGTCTCTTTAAGACACATCGTAAGCAATCAGATCTCACTGCAAACGTCATGGAGGTGTGTGGATGTTCCCcttccttttcctcttcctcctcatcaAACATTCCAGTTTCAAGTCTCATCTCAGGATAGTTGGAGGACTGTGGGACTGGGCCGGACCTATTACTGTTCTTCAGAATCTTCTTGGAGTGGCACGTAGTGCAGATCATGCAGGAATATTTAATAATATGATCTAACATTTAGCCTTCAAGTTCAACCCTTAATCACTGTAATGTAGTAGAACGCTTAGGCCACTATCCAGATGCAGTATCCTGATTCATTAACACCACATGGGCAGAACATTAAACATACCATTTTCTAGCAGTGCGATTTTTACTGATACACTTTTATTCTTTTCTGCCATATTGAAGAATGTTACACATACCAAGCAGCAATAAAACATGGATTTAAGTATGAGATGTCTAGCGGGCTGGACATAGGAGAAGGTGGCTGTAGGAGTAAAATAATTGATTGTaacaagaaaacattttaaaaatagtcttgttttttcctttatCCTCAGAGCAGCACATGAACAGCCACTAGATGTCAGTAATAATGCAGGCATGTAGTTGTGTTACATAAATGTCCTGACTGATTCCCATTTTTATCTCCTTACAgcgggggtgtcaaactcactttagttcaTATGCCAAATGCAGCGTACTTTGGTCTCACCAGGAGAATCAAGACATTTTGTTGGAGaaaaagcaatttcaacatcCGTTTTGCCCTACTTTGCattttcacataaaaaaaatcaagtattTGTCACCTATAATATCCCTAATGTCACATAAGTTACAGGTgactttgattttaaaacttttctttatttcagtGGGACTCTGTGTATTAATGTACAGTCGAAGTTGTAAATACACCAGATTAGGATAAACGCTAATAAATTTGTTTCAATTTCAATGTAATTTGTGGGATTAATTGTGAGAAATTAGGCATTTtagacaaaaaatgttttttcttttttttttttgctaataatTGATGATTACATATTACTGAAATCATGCCAGGTTTaagatgaccagaaattataaaaactatagaaatgaatctattcaggaggcactaaatcagggtttttcaaccttggggtcgggaccccatgtggggtcac
Encoded proteins:
- the map3k13 gene encoding mitogen-activated protein kinase kinase kinase 13 is translated as MHDTMGSSPEVLSWTSCPSLLVGKLKEELKLTVVGDNMKKSNLPSSQPQPQVPQSNLPPQIITDLAPPTHLPVILTPGQDEDSMLGVLSPQNPALSVDSTRSAGGHFENSVLQLQEQEEAVSPASCDHGRCGSSMDEQMDEKDCPVDHNEEGRPSHPHHPDDIKLHFQRAGPGSGGFLEGLFGCLRPVWNIIGKTYSTEYKLQQQDMWEVPFEEISELQWLGSGAQGAVFLGKFRSEEVAIKKVREQKETDIKHLRKLKHPNIISFKGVCTQAPCYCIIMEYCAQGQLYEVLRAGRKVTPRLLVDWASGIASGMNYLHLHKIIHRDLKSPNVLVTHNDTVKISDFGTSKELSDKSTKMSFAGTVAWMAPEVIRNEPVSEKVDIWSFGVVLWELLTGEIPYKDVDSSAIIWGVGSNSLHLPVPSTCPDGFKILMKQTWQGKPRNRPSFRQILLHLDIASADILGAPQETYFKSQAEWREEVKKHFEKIKSEGTCIHRLDEELIRRRRDELRHALDIREHYERKLERANNLYMELSAIMLQLEVREKDLMKREQAVEKKYPGTYKRHLVRPIVRSNAVEKLIKKKGSISHKPGTLPPKRPDLLRSEGIPSMDPHPSPSPLSASPKLSTPPGKTRYRSKPRHRRANSKGSHNEFHAVLKPTVGAPEDTQSLQEQQFQHHHHHHHHHRLPPADGPLLPLKGREEAVVNCANNLRYFGPAAALRSPQTDHMQRRVSGSSPDLISTAVDADTRQQTSSLSPSAGAGSLCPCCQAHPFPGCLHCQETLPALNCPELPNYSLLSTQEGTPSSPGLPKDVAADEKLSEKAEAKQLDTSRHTHTLPSALPRTLRPLRKGDESSEEEEGEVDSEVEFPRRPRPHRCMSSFQSYSTFSSENLSVSDGEEGNTSDHSHSGPLERLSASQEEHLDELLSHTPDIPIDISTQSDGLSDKECAVRRVKTQISLGKLCSDEHSYENPLQFGDSDCDSSEAECSDTTIRNNKAGAPSSW